A genomic segment from Spinacia oleracea cultivar Varoflay chromosome 3, BTI_SOV_V1, whole genome shotgun sequence encodes:
- the LOC110782382 gene encoding probable serine/threonine protein kinase IRE isoform X1, with the protein MTGSPPSTTTASTATKSKLKKFPQIHPPDNEIRVSNVDGMNNNGVEGDDEASPIAPSMLGLNCIRTRSIITTNLLIPSLAASPPDNRSNNTGNEDASRDEGKGGSGERRDNSAGRKKFIVPDNNHLSSGEFLGKKVTWSQSKSLKFSSPLNAGLEGNAALIKEMQSPRFQAVLRVTSGRKKKTPDVKSFSHELNSKGVRPYPFLKSRAFGHMEEVLVMIRAKFDHLKEEVDLDLGSFAADLVCILEKNTECNPNWREGLEDLLLISRQCATMSAEEFWFKCEIIVQDLDDRRQELPMGTLKRAHSRLLFILTRCTRLVQFQKESGYVEEHILNLHKLSDLGVYPEQIPGLDNIDSGSTLVEKDGNEKLQKKSDSQQPTLTLKHDHLYVSGTDGAEVGTARSQDSTTSSYRMSSWKKFPSAAEKNRRDPDAVNTPLKDQPGAFQNKDEPIETPESRPGNTHTVVGKVSWGVWGEQQHITYENFIVCRICEVEIPTVFVEEHSRICTIADRCDLKGLTVNDRLERVAETLEKILESWTPKSTSPDITRVSSSNMPEELDALSPRKNDLSYRSSDEMLDCIPEADNYFSMYDMNISPGMSGDTHYSADVNKKPSSPGSSTPRSPLTPRTNQIELLLHKRKTISEHENNQQIKKLLDIARSIARVNEHDYSTLEYMIDRLEDLKYSIQDRKVDALVVETFGRRIEKLLQEKYIQLYAQIADEKVHSSQTADEDSPVDDDTVRSLRASPINTNTKDRTSIEDFEIIKPISRGAYGRVFLARKRATGDLFAIKVLKKADMIRKNAVESILAERNILITTRNPFVVRFYYSFTCKENLYLVMEYLNGGDLYSLLRNLGCLDEDMVRVYIAEVVLALEYLHKLNVIHRDLKPDNLLIGPDGHIKLTDFGLSKVGLINSTDDLSGPSVSSSGFLGDEIPGSTLKQSPREQRQKHAVVGTPDYLAPEILLGMGHGATADWWSVGVILFELLVGIPPFNAESPQKIFDNIMNHDVPWPKIPEEMSHEAYDLINKLLIENPVQRLGATGTREVKSHPFFKDVNWDTLARQKAMFVPSTESAFDTGYFMSRYVWNPEEDHVFGASDFDYMSESCSDTFSSGTFSNQADEDRDECGNLADFGSRDRDLTVQYSFSNFSFKNISNLASINYDLVVRSIRDEQDQSENSMQ; encoded by the exons ATGACCGGTTCTCCGCCGTCAACCACCACCGCATCGACGGCGACCAAAAGCAAActcaagaagtttcctcaaaTTCATCCTCCCGATAAcgaaattagggtttcaaatgtTGACGGCATGAATAATAATGGCGTCGAAGGAGATGACGAAGCGTCTCCGATTGCTCCGTCTATGTTAGGGTTGAATTGTATTCGCACTCGATCGATTATTACCACTAACCTGTTAATCCCGTCGTTAGCTGCTTCGCCTCCGGATAATCGTAGTAATAATACGGGTAACGAAGATGCTTCCAGGGATGAAGGTAAGGGCGGGAGTGGGGAGAGGAGAGATAATTCTGCTGGTAGGAAGAAGTTTATTGTTCCTGATAATAATCATCTTTCTTCCGGTGAATTTCTAG GCAAAAAGGTTACTTGGAGTCAATCGAAGTCACTTAAGTTTTCATCACCCCTAAATGCTGGTCTTGAG GGAAATGCAGCACTGATAAAGGAGATGCAGTCTCCACGTTTCCAAGCTGTTCTGCGTGTTACAAGTGGGCGTAAGAAGAAAACACCAGATGTTAAAAGCTTTTCTCACGAGCTTAACTCTAAAGGAGTTCGCCCTTATCCCTTTCTGAAGTCCCGGGCATTTGGCCACATGGAGGAGGTTTTGGTAATGATCAGGGCCAAATTTGATCATCTGAAGGAGGAAGTCGATCTTGACTTAGGCAGCTTTGCTGCAGATTTAGTTTGTATACTAGAGAAAAATACAGAGTGCAATCCAAATTGGAGGGAGGGCTTGGAGGATCTGTTACTTATATCTCGTCAGTGTGCAACCATGTCCGCTGAGGAATTTTGGTTTAAGTGTGAAATTATTGTTCAGGATCTGGATGATCGCAGACAAGAGTTACCCATGGGTACACTTAAGAGAGCTCATTCACGCCTTCTCTTTATCTTGACTCGTTGCACTCGACTGGTCCAATTTCAGAAGGAGAGTGGTTATGTAGAAGAGCACATTCTGAATCTTCACAAATTGAGTGATCTTGGAGTCTATCCAGAGCAAATCCCTGGGTTAGACAATATTGACTCAGGTAGTACACTTGTGGAAAAGGACGGGAACGAGAAGCTGCAGAAGAAATCAGATAGTCAACAACCCACTCTGACATTGAAACATGATCATCTCTACGTTAGTGGCACTGATGGGGCAGAAGTTGGCACGGCCAGAAGCCAAGATTCAACGACAAGTAGCTATAGGATGTCTTCATGGAAGAAGTTTCCGTCTGCTGCTGAAAAGAACAGGAGAGATCCTGATGCTGTCAACACACCATTGAAGGACCAGCCAGGGGCCTTCCAGAATAAAGATGAACCAATTGAAACACCTGAATCTCGTCCAGGAAACACGCATACTGTGGTAGGAAAAGTTTCTTGGGGTGTCTGGGGAGAGCAACAGCATATcacttatgaaaattttatagtCTGCCGCATTTGTGAGGTTGAAATACCCACTGTATTTGTGGAGGAGCACTCGAGAATTTGTACAATTGCTGATAGGTGTGATCTTAAAGGATTAACTGTAAATGATCGGTTGGAGAGAGTTGCAGAAACCCTTGAGAAGATACTGGAATCCTGGACGCCAAAAAGCACGAGTCCTGATATTACCAGAGTATCCAGCTCCAATATGCCAGAAGAGCTGGATGCATTGTCACCTAGGAAAAATGACTTATCCTACAGATCATCTGATGAGATGCTCGATTGCATTCCTGAAGCTGATAATTATTTTTCCATGTATGATATGAACATTTCACCAGGTATGTCAGGCGATACACATTACTCTGCTGATGTCAATAAGAAACCCTCATCGCCAGGAAGCTCGACACCAAGATCACCATTAACACCACGTACAAACCAGATAGAGTTGCTACTGCACAAGAGAAAAACGATATCTGAGCATGAAAATAATCAGCAG ATTAAGAAGCTCCTGGACATTGCTCGTTCTATTGCTAGGGTAAACGAGCATGATTACAGTACATTGGAGTATATGATTGACCGCCTCGAAGACCTCAAGTATTCCATCCAGGATAGAAAGGTGGATGCTCTTGTTGTTGAGACGTTTGGGAGGCGCATAGAGAAACTTCTGCA AGAGAAATATATCCAACTATATGCCCAAATAGCAGATGAAAAAGTCCACTCATCCCAGACGGCAGATGAAGATAGTCCAGTGGATGATGATACAGTACGAAGTTTACGAGCAAGTCCAATTAATACGAATACCAAGGATCGAACATCAATTGAAGATTTCGAAATAATTAAACCAATCAGCAGAGGAGCATATGGAAGGGTTTTTCTTGCTAGGAAAAGAGCAACCGGTGACTTATTTGCTATAAAA GTTTTGAAGAAGGCTGATATGATCCGTAAGAATGCAGTAGAAAGTATATTGGCTGAGCGTAATATTCTGATAACAACTCGGAATCCTTTTGTG GTTAGATTCTATTACTCTTTCACTTGCAAAGAAAATCTTTACCTGGTTATGGAATATTTAAATGGAGGTGACCTTTATTCTTTGCTAAGAAATCTTGGTTGCTTAGACGAAGATATGGTTcgtgtttatattgctgaagtT GTtcttgcattggagtacttgcATAAACTTAATGTTATCCACAGAGATCTGAAGCCTGACAACTTGTTGATTGGCCCTGATGGTCACATTAAG TTGACAGATTTTGGGCTCTCTAAAGTTGGCCTTATCAACAGTACTGATGACTTATCAGGTCCATCAGTTAGCAGCTCTGGATTTCTGGGTGATGAGATACCTGGTTCTACATTGAAGCAATCACCAAGAGAGCAACGGCAAAAACACGCAGTTGTTGGGACTCCTGATTATTTAGCACCAGAGATACTTCTTGGCATGGGACATG GTGCAACTGCTGATTGGTGGTCTGTAGGTGTTATTCTCTTTGAGCTGCTTGTAGGAATTCCACCATTCAATGCAGAAAGCCCTCAG AAAATTTTTGATAACATTATGAACCACGATGTCCCATGGCCCAAGATACCCGAGGAAATGAGTCATGAAGCATATGACTTGATTAACAA ATTACTGATAGAAAATCCTGTTCAACGACTAGGAGCTACCGGAACAAGAGAG GTAAAATCGCATCCTTTCTTCAAGGATGTTAACTGGGATACACTTGCCAGACAAAAG GCTATGTTTGTACCATCAACTGAAAGTGCTTTTGATACCGGCTACTTTATGAGCCGCTATGTGTGGAATCCGGAGGAAGATCACGTATTTGGAGCTAGCGACTTTGATTACATGTCTGAGAGTTGCAGTGATACTTTTAGCAGTGGAACTTTTAGCAACCAAGCAGATGAAGAC AGAGATGAATGTGGTAATTTGGCGGATTTCGGAAGTAGGGACAGGGACCTAACTGTGCAGTACTCCTTCAGCAACTTTTCTTTCAAG AACATCTCGAATCTGGCATCTATCAACTATGATCTGGTAGTGAGGAGTATTAGGGACGAACAAGATCAATCCGAGAATTCCATGCAATAA
- the LOC110782381 gene encoding probable UMP-CMP kinase 2 isoform X1, translating to MWRRISSHLSPLLQTRNSFLHTYVNQVQGGILKEKSQFIAFVLGGPGSGKGTQCEKIVETYGFTHLSAGDLLRHEISSKSENGSMILEIIKEGKIVPSEVTVKLILKSISSTDNHKFLIDGFPRTEENRVAYERIIGAEPNLVLFFDCPEEVMVKRILNRKQGRIDDNDETVKTRLKVFKELSLPVVKYYSKKGILHTINGDRTEDEISSQVREVLSAYEPIFR from the exons ATGTGGAGACGAATCTCCTcccatctctctcctcttcttcaAACTCGCAACTCGTTTCTTCATACATATGTAAATCAG GTGCAAGGTGGAATTTTGAAAGAGAAGTCACAATTCATAGCTTTTGTCCTGG GTGGCCCTGGAAGTGGGAAAGGTACGCAGTGTGAAAAGATTGTGGAGACATATGGATTTACACATTTGAGTGCAGGAGACCTGTTAAGACACGAAATATCTTCTAAGAGTGAAAATGG TTCTATGATTCTTGAAATCATCAAAGAGGGGAAAATTGTTCCTTCAGAGGTTACAGTTAAGTTGATCCTGAAGTCTATCAGTTCTACAGATAATCACAAGTTCCTGATTGATGGATTCCCACGAACTGAAGAGAATCGGGTGGCATATGAACGGATC ATTGGAGCAGAACCAAATCTTGTGCTTTTCTTTGATTGTCCTGAAGAAGTGATGGTGAAAAGAATCCTAAACCGTAAACAG GGAAGAattgatgataatgatgaaaCAGTCAAAACTCGTCTGAAAGTGTTCAAGGAACTAAGTCTTCCTGTTGTCAAATACTACTCCAAGAAAGGAATACTTCACACG ATTAATGGAGATAGAACAGAAGATGAAATATCCAGTCAAGTTCGCGAGGTTTTGTCTGCATATGAG CCAATATTTAGATGA
- the LOC110782381 gene encoding probable UMP-CMP kinase 2 isoform X2, translating to MIKTALQFFIESYKHQNVETNLLPSLSSSSNSQLVSSYICKSGGPGSGKGTQCEKIVETYGFTHLSAGDLLRHEISSKSENGSMILEIIKEGKIVPSEVTVKLILKSISSTDNHKFLIDGFPRTEENRVAYERIIGAEPNLVLFFDCPEEVMVKRILNRKQGRIDDNDETVKTRLKVFKELSLPVVKYYSKKGILHTINGDRTEDEISSQVREVLSAYEPIFR from the exons ATGATCAAAACCGCCCTGCAATTTTTCATCGAATCTTACAAACACCAAAATGTGGAGACGAATCTCCTcccatctctctcctcttcttcaAACTCGCAACTCGTTTCTTCATACATATGTAAATCAG GTGGCCCTGGAAGTGGGAAAGGTACGCAGTGTGAAAAGATTGTGGAGACATATGGATTTACACATTTGAGTGCAGGAGACCTGTTAAGACACGAAATATCTTCTAAGAGTGAAAATGG TTCTATGATTCTTGAAATCATCAAAGAGGGGAAAATTGTTCCTTCAGAGGTTACAGTTAAGTTGATCCTGAAGTCTATCAGTTCTACAGATAATCACAAGTTCCTGATTGATGGATTCCCACGAACTGAAGAGAATCGGGTGGCATATGAACGGATC ATTGGAGCAGAACCAAATCTTGTGCTTTTCTTTGATTGTCCTGAAGAAGTGATGGTGAAAAGAATCCTAAACCGTAAACAG GGAAGAattgatgataatgatgaaaCAGTCAAAACTCGTCTGAAAGTGTTCAAGGAACTAAGTCTTCCTGTTGTCAAATACTACTCCAAGAAAGGAATACTTCACACG ATTAATGGAGATAGAACAGAAGATGAAATATCCAGTCAAGTTCGCGAGGTTTTGTCTGCATATGAG CCAATATTTAGATGA
- the LOC110782382 gene encoding probable serine/threonine protein kinase IRE isoform X2: protein MTGSPPSTTTASTATKSKLKKFPQIHPPDNEIRVSNVDGMNNNGVEGDDEASPIAPSMLGLNCIRTRSIITTNLLIPSLAASPPDNRSNNTGNEDASRDEGKKVTWSQSKSLKFSSPLNAGLEGNAALIKEMQSPRFQAVLRVTSGRKKKTPDVKSFSHELNSKGVRPYPFLKSRAFGHMEEVLVMIRAKFDHLKEEVDLDLGSFAADLVCILEKNTECNPNWREGLEDLLLISRQCATMSAEEFWFKCEIIVQDLDDRRQELPMGTLKRAHSRLLFILTRCTRLVQFQKESGYVEEHILNLHKLSDLGVYPEQIPGLDNIDSGSTLVEKDGNEKLQKKSDSQQPTLTLKHDHLYVSGTDGAEVGTARSQDSTTSSYRMSSWKKFPSAAEKNRRDPDAVNTPLKDQPGAFQNKDEPIETPESRPGNTHTVVGKVSWGVWGEQQHITYENFIVCRICEVEIPTVFVEEHSRICTIADRCDLKGLTVNDRLERVAETLEKILESWTPKSTSPDITRVSSSNMPEELDALSPRKNDLSYRSSDEMLDCIPEADNYFSMYDMNISPGMSGDTHYSADVNKKPSSPGSSTPRSPLTPRTNQIELLLHKRKTISEHENNQQIKKLLDIARSIARVNEHDYSTLEYMIDRLEDLKYSIQDRKVDALVVETFGRRIEKLLQEKYIQLYAQIADEKVHSSQTADEDSPVDDDTVRSLRASPINTNTKDRTSIEDFEIIKPISRGAYGRVFLARKRATGDLFAIKVLKKADMIRKNAVESILAERNILITTRNPFVVRFYYSFTCKENLYLVMEYLNGGDLYSLLRNLGCLDEDMVRVYIAEVVLALEYLHKLNVIHRDLKPDNLLIGPDGHIKLTDFGLSKVGLINSTDDLSGPSVSSSGFLGDEIPGSTLKQSPREQRQKHAVVGTPDYLAPEILLGMGHGATADWWSVGVILFELLVGIPPFNAESPQKIFDNIMNHDVPWPKIPEEMSHEAYDLINKLLIENPVQRLGATGTREVKSHPFFKDVNWDTLARQKAMFVPSTESAFDTGYFMSRYVWNPEEDHVFGASDFDYMSESCSDTFSSGTFSNQADEDRDECGNLADFGSRDRDLTVQYSFSNFSFKNISNLASINYDLVVRSIRDEQDQSENSMQ from the exons ATGACCGGTTCTCCGCCGTCAACCACCACCGCATCGACGGCGACCAAAAGCAAActcaagaagtttcctcaaaTTCATCCTCCCGATAAcgaaattagggtttcaaatgtTGACGGCATGAATAATAATGGCGTCGAAGGAGATGACGAAGCGTCTCCGATTGCTCCGTCTATGTTAGGGTTGAATTGTATTCGCACTCGATCGATTATTACCACTAACCTGTTAATCCCGTCGTTAGCTGCTTCGCCTCCGGATAATCGTAGTAATAATACGGGTAACGAAGATGCTTCCAGGGATGAAG GCAAAAAGGTTACTTGGAGTCAATCGAAGTCACTTAAGTTTTCATCACCCCTAAATGCTGGTCTTGAG GGAAATGCAGCACTGATAAAGGAGATGCAGTCTCCACGTTTCCAAGCTGTTCTGCGTGTTACAAGTGGGCGTAAGAAGAAAACACCAGATGTTAAAAGCTTTTCTCACGAGCTTAACTCTAAAGGAGTTCGCCCTTATCCCTTTCTGAAGTCCCGGGCATTTGGCCACATGGAGGAGGTTTTGGTAATGATCAGGGCCAAATTTGATCATCTGAAGGAGGAAGTCGATCTTGACTTAGGCAGCTTTGCTGCAGATTTAGTTTGTATACTAGAGAAAAATACAGAGTGCAATCCAAATTGGAGGGAGGGCTTGGAGGATCTGTTACTTATATCTCGTCAGTGTGCAACCATGTCCGCTGAGGAATTTTGGTTTAAGTGTGAAATTATTGTTCAGGATCTGGATGATCGCAGACAAGAGTTACCCATGGGTACACTTAAGAGAGCTCATTCACGCCTTCTCTTTATCTTGACTCGTTGCACTCGACTGGTCCAATTTCAGAAGGAGAGTGGTTATGTAGAAGAGCACATTCTGAATCTTCACAAATTGAGTGATCTTGGAGTCTATCCAGAGCAAATCCCTGGGTTAGACAATATTGACTCAGGTAGTACACTTGTGGAAAAGGACGGGAACGAGAAGCTGCAGAAGAAATCAGATAGTCAACAACCCACTCTGACATTGAAACATGATCATCTCTACGTTAGTGGCACTGATGGGGCAGAAGTTGGCACGGCCAGAAGCCAAGATTCAACGACAAGTAGCTATAGGATGTCTTCATGGAAGAAGTTTCCGTCTGCTGCTGAAAAGAACAGGAGAGATCCTGATGCTGTCAACACACCATTGAAGGACCAGCCAGGGGCCTTCCAGAATAAAGATGAACCAATTGAAACACCTGAATCTCGTCCAGGAAACACGCATACTGTGGTAGGAAAAGTTTCTTGGGGTGTCTGGGGAGAGCAACAGCATATcacttatgaaaattttatagtCTGCCGCATTTGTGAGGTTGAAATACCCACTGTATTTGTGGAGGAGCACTCGAGAATTTGTACAATTGCTGATAGGTGTGATCTTAAAGGATTAACTGTAAATGATCGGTTGGAGAGAGTTGCAGAAACCCTTGAGAAGATACTGGAATCCTGGACGCCAAAAAGCACGAGTCCTGATATTACCAGAGTATCCAGCTCCAATATGCCAGAAGAGCTGGATGCATTGTCACCTAGGAAAAATGACTTATCCTACAGATCATCTGATGAGATGCTCGATTGCATTCCTGAAGCTGATAATTATTTTTCCATGTATGATATGAACATTTCACCAGGTATGTCAGGCGATACACATTACTCTGCTGATGTCAATAAGAAACCCTCATCGCCAGGAAGCTCGACACCAAGATCACCATTAACACCACGTACAAACCAGATAGAGTTGCTACTGCACAAGAGAAAAACGATATCTGAGCATGAAAATAATCAGCAG ATTAAGAAGCTCCTGGACATTGCTCGTTCTATTGCTAGGGTAAACGAGCATGATTACAGTACATTGGAGTATATGATTGACCGCCTCGAAGACCTCAAGTATTCCATCCAGGATAGAAAGGTGGATGCTCTTGTTGTTGAGACGTTTGGGAGGCGCATAGAGAAACTTCTGCA AGAGAAATATATCCAACTATATGCCCAAATAGCAGATGAAAAAGTCCACTCATCCCAGACGGCAGATGAAGATAGTCCAGTGGATGATGATACAGTACGAAGTTTACGAGCAAGTCCAATTAATACGAATACCAAGGATCGAACATCAATTGAAGATTTCGAAATAATTAAACCAATCAGCAGAGGAGCATATGGAAGGGTTTTTCTTGCTAGGAAAAGAGCAACCGGTGACTTATTTGCTATAAAA GTTTTGAAGAAGGCTGATATGATCCGTAAGAATGCAGTAGAAAGTATATTGGCTGAGCGTAATATTCTGATAACAACTCGGAATCCTTTTGTG GTTAGATTCTATTACTCTTTCACTTGCAAAGAAAATCTTTACCTGGTTATGGAATATTTAAATGGAGGTGACCTTTATTCTTTGCTAAGAAATCTTGGTTGCTTAGACGAAGATATGGTTcgtgtttatattgctgaagtT GTtcttgcattggagtacttgcATAAACTTAATGTTATCCACAGAGATCTGAAGCCTGACAACTTGTTGATTGGCCCTGATGGTCACATTAAG TTGACAGATTTTGGGCTCTCTAAAGTTGGCCTTATCAACAGTACTGATGACTTATCAGGTCCATCAGTTAGCAGCTCTGGATTTCTGGGTGATGAGATACCTGGTTCTACATTGAAGCAATCACCAAGAGAGCAACGGCAAAAACACGCAGTTGTTGGGACTCCTGATTATTTAGCACCAGAGATACTTCTTGGCATGGGACATG GTGCAACTGCTGATTGGTGGTCTGTAGGTGTTATTCTCTTTGAGCTGCTTGTAGGAATTCCACCATTCAATGCAGAAAGCCCTCAG AAAATTTTTGATAACATTATGAACCACGATGTCCCATGGCCCAAGATACCCGAGGAAATGAGTCATGAAGCATATGACTTGATTAACAA ATTACTGATAGAAAATCCTGTTCAACGACTAGGAGCTACCGGAACAAGAGAG GTAAAATCGCATCCTTTCTTCAAGGATGTTAACTGGGATACACTTGCCAGACAAAAG GCTATGTTTGTACCATCAACTGAAAGTGCTTTTGATACCGGCTACTTTATGAGCCGCTATGTGTGGAATCCGGAGGAAGATCACGTATTTGGAGCTAGCGACTTTGATTACATGTCTGAGAGTTGCAGTGATACTTTTAGCAGTGGAACTTTTAGCAACCAAGCAGATGAAGAC AGAGATGAATGTGGTAATTTGGCGGATTTCGGAAGTAGGGACAGGGACCTAACTGTGCAGTACTCCTTCAGCAACTTTTCTTTCAAG AACATCTCGAATCTGGCATCTATCAACTATGATCTGGTAGTGAGGAGTATTAGGGACGAACAAGATCAATCCGAGAATTCCATGCAATAA